AAAAGATAATACAGTAACTGTTATCAATTTAACATGTCTATTCTTCATTTTGTAAGTGCTGACTTACATAGTCCTCTTCATTCCTGTAAAGAACATAAGGCATTCCACATGTAAGCTACTTGCCTATTACTTATAATAGTTTCTACCCCCAGGATCACCATCACCCTCAGACACCATGGCACAGCCCACACCTCTGGAAGCCTCCCTGGGAGCCCTCATCATGACATTCCACAAGCACGCTGGTAGTGGAGATGCCAAGACCCTCAACAAAAAAGAGCTAACCAACCTCATCAAGGCAGAGCTGCCCAACATCGCTGGCGTGAGTCATTGCAACACCTCGGGCCAGTTTCCCGAATACAGATTAAGCctatagtcctggactaaaaagcactttcaatgaagAGTATCCATTGAGCTAGCTAGCAGATTGTAACGGGCTAATGTGATGCTcgcaggcctgggcaattccagtcctcggggacctgattggtgtcacacttttctcctatccctagcaaacacacctgatttaaacaaATTGCctttttaactgaagatcatgattagttgattattggagtcaggtgtgttagttagggcaaaaagtgtgacaccaatcaggcccctgaggactggagtgcCCAGGCCTGTGAgaggataggtactgtttggtgtagcatAGGGGATATTCAACCAACCTTAACTTGGCGACAGTATCTTCTTTCTCGATTCGGCCAAACATGTATCTTCAAAAATGTCagtgtccagttgcaggtggtctgtttcaatttagaaaatgctccgttattaaaataaatgttttgctccatgaagtcatccaacaatgtgtacgccACCGTCTTTTCTttttcaaatcttctctcattgatcgagacacAAAGTGTTACGATGACACTCACCTGTCTCAATGaatgagagaagatttgaaaaAGAAAAGACGGTGGCGTACACactgttggattacttcatggagctAAACATTATaatattttctaaattcaaacaaaCCAACTGGACTCTGACAGTTTGGCCGAATTGAGTTAAGGTTGGTCGAAAATTATCTTTGCTACGCCAAACAGTACCTATCCAGCAACGGCTAATGGAATATCACATTGGCCCGTTGCGATCTGCTAGCTACCACTGagcatactttttatttttaaatctaggtctaggcttaatctgtatctgggaaactggcccctcATGAGATAGTAAATGCTATTCTAATGCCCCCTTTTATTGTTAAAGAGATACTTAAGGATTTTGGCAATTAAGCCCTTTATTTACTTCCCCAGTGTCAGATTAACTCATGGAtattatttttatgtctctgcttccagtatgaaggaagttggaggtagtttcaCTAGCCAATTCTAACTAGCATTACcgcaatgactagaagtctatggtatctactagcttGCTAGCAGTTCCGTTAAACTGTACGCAGAGACATAGAAATTGTGCCATCTAACTGGGTTCTAGATAAAGGGCTTCAATGCCAAAATCCTGACGTATCCCTTTAAGTGTGTTGTGATTTGAATAAAAACTATTTAATGCTCTGTTTGATTGAACTTTGACTGATTCTATATTGCATGGAGTCTCAGTCATTCAGTGtgaatgacaattaaatacagaaatgttaAGGTATTGTCTTACTTTACTTGTGATCCGACTACAtgaaaaatatgtcgatgtgcccttgagcaaggcacttaaccctaattgctcctttaagttgctctggataagcgcgtctgctaaatgactaaaatgtaaatgatccTATATTACATTGGCATGAGCAGAAGGGTGGTCCTAAAGTGGATGACCTGATGACGATGCTGGACCAGGATGCTGACGGCTCCGTGGACTTCAAGGAGTACATTACCCTGATTGGATCCCTTGCCTACGCATGCAACTGTGCCCTGGTGAAGAGTATGTGATTGGATGTAAAGACCTGCCTGCTTCCATCTGCTTTGTACGGTGTATTACATTACATGCCACAATAATAAATGCCTGTTTAATTTTAATTTGGTGGTTCGGGTGTTTACTTTGACTTTTTTGTGTGAGTAAGGTTTTTGTTTgtagaaaaatgtatttcacatagTTGCACTGGTTATACTGGTAGATGACTGAAACTGTTTACAATAAAAGTATAGCCTACAGaggcaggatcttaatttgatcaccctgttgctggagaactttcctgcaatgcaggttttgtaggatcttaatttgatcaccctgttgctgcaatgcaggaaatgtttaacttgtagtgtatttgaggctaTACTATATTTGAGGCTTCTGAAGTTTaattttgaaatttcagactcgCTTTTCCCTTACGAaatccacataattcacatttcctcttactgcaggattattttcctgctgtagcaaactggctcaaattaagatcctacatctgtagccctAGATAAATGTGTGGCTTTCTGATATTCAGTCAAAATCAGATATACAGGTTTCACATTTTCAGGAAAACATGCACATTATTCTCTGATATTGAGTAACTAACTAGCCAACAAGTTTGTCAAGTAGGCTTGTTGAAAAAGTGCTCTTATTTGTGCAAGCAGGTTGGGAAGGACTGACAGCCAGGGTATTGGGTAAATACCTCCCTCCCGGtgtcaatgcacacacacacacacacacagagctaagGGTTGCATAACTCTACAATAAAAAGGCAAAAAGTATGTTTAGCTTTCAAAAACATATTGTATCACTGAGCCTTTCCTCTTTCTACAGATCTAATTTACCTGTACTGTGtataagaatatgcatatatgaATTGTTTGTAAATTGTACCATTCTTGGTGTCTTTTCAATATATAACTTGTTTTATTTTTGAATTTAATGTAATTCTTATTGTCTATAACTGTtatgtactttgtcatgtatttgtacattttatgtgGACACAAGAAAGAGAAGCTGcagcatgtgcagtagctaatagggatcctaataaactaaacaatAATGAGACTGGTCCTCAAATACACCCACATGGATTCTCTTGTCAGAAAGTAGGACCCCAAGAATGCtgctaaactgagcaattgagATATAAACAGGCTATAGTTTAGACCTATGTATTTACTGTGTTGTGCATGCctggtaatcaaatcaaatgtgaaataaaatcgtatttgtcacatgcgctgaatacaacaggtgtagatcttacagtgaaatgtttacttacaagcccagttttaagaaaacaccccaaaaataaaaagtaagagataataacaaataattaaagagcagcagtaaataacaatagcggggctatatacagggggtactagtACAGAGTCAATTGCGGCGGGAATTGAGgtaatacgtacatgtaggtgactatgcattgataatagagtagcagcagcgtagaagagggtggtgggtgggggggcaatgcaaatagtccgggttgccatttgattagctgttcaggagtcttatggcttgggggaagaagctgtttagtagaagcctcttggacctaaacttgacgccccggtaccgcttgctgtgcggtagcagagagaacagtctataactagggtggctggagtctttgacaatttttagggccttcctctgacaccgcctggtatagaggtccaggatggcaagaagcttggccccggtgatgtactgggccggatgcgctaccctctgtagtgccttgcggtcggaggccgagcagttgccataccagacagggatgcaacctgtcaggatgctctcgatggtacagcggtaaaaccttttgaggatctgagggcccatgccaaatcttttcagtctcctgaaggggaataggttttgtcgtgccctcttcatgactgtcttggtgtgcttggaccatgttagtttgttggtgatgtggacgccaacgAACCTGTTTTGATCAAGTTGATGGACAGGTTGTTGTTCATgtaccacacggtcaggtctctgatcttctccctataggctgtctcatcattgttggtgatcaagcttaccactgttgtgtcatcaacaaacttaacgatggtgttggagtcgtgcctggccatacagtcatgagtgaacagggagtacaggaggggactgagcacgcacccctggggagctccagtgttgaggatcagcgtggcagatgtgttgctacctacccttaccacctgggggcggcccgtcaggaagtccaggatccagttgcagagggaggtgtttagtcctagggtccttagcttgagggcactatggtgttgaacgctgagctatagtcaatgaatagcattctcacataagtgttccttttgtccaagtgtgaaagggcagtgtggagtgcaatagagattgcatcatctgtggatctgttggtgcggtatgcaaattggagtgggtctagggtttctgggataatggtgttgatgtgagccatgactagcctttcaaaacatttcatggctgcagacgtgagtgctacgggtcggtagtcatttaggcaggttaccttgtttttcttgggcacagggactatggtgggctgcttgaaacatgttggtgttacagactcagacagggagaggttaaaatgtcagtgaagacacttgccagttggtcagcgcatgctcggagtacacatcctggttatccgtctgtccctgaggccttgtgaatgttgacctgtttaaaggtcttactcatattggctgcggagagcttgatcacacagtcgtccggaacagctgatgctctcatgcatgtttcagtattacttgcctcgaagcgagcatagaagttatttaccTCGTCTGtcaggctcgtgtcactgggcagccctcggctgtgcttccctttgtagtctgtaatagtttgcaagccctgacacatctgacgagcgtcagagccggtttaGTACAAGTCGATCATAGTcctgttgtcacgacttccgccgaagtcggtccctctccttgttcgggcggctttcggcggtcgacgtcaccggctttctagccaccgccgatccacttttaattttccatttgttatgtctttgtcttatcacacctggcttaactcaaccaattacttgtttattatttaaccctctgttccccatgttgtgtttgtgagtgattgtttattgtaattcGATCCGTCTTTGTGGGCTCGTGATGTTACTTTGTAAGTTTgtctttttgagtaaagtacgttgattactcatatctgctgtcctgcgcctgactctctacaccagctacacacaggacccttacatctgtattgacgcgttgcctgtttgatggttcatcagagggcatagcgggatttcttataagcttcctggttagagtcccgctccgtgaaagtggcagctctactcTTTAACTTAGTGCtaatgttgcttgtaatccatggcttctagttggggtatgtacatactgtCGCTGTGGGGcagacgtcctcaatgcacttattgataaagccagtgactgatgtggtgtactcctcaatgccatcggaagaatcctggaacatattccagtctctgcgagcaaaacagtcttgtagtttagcatctgcttcatctgaccacttttttatagaccgagtcactggtgtttcctgcttacatttttgcttgtaggcaggaatccggaggatagaattattgtcagatttgccaaatggagggcgagggagagctttgtacgcatctctgtgtgtggagtaaaggtggtctagtatttcttcccctctggttgcacatttaacatgctgatagaaatttggtaaaactgatttaagtttccctgcattaaagtccccggccactaggagcaccacctttggatgagcattttccttttTGCTTATgccggtatacagctcattgagtgcggttttactGCCAGCAtaggtctgtggtggtatgtagacagctactatctctaggtagatagtgtggcctacagcttatcatgagatactctacttcaggaaagcaaaacctcgagacttccttagatatcgtgcaccagctgttgttttcatatatgcataggcccctgccctgtgtcttaccagaggctgctgttctatcctaccgatagagtgtataacctgccagctgtatgttcttaatgtcgttgttcagccacgactctgtgaaacataaggtattacagtttttaatgtcccgttgttaGGATATACTGTACGTgatttcagttcgtcccatttattttccagcgattgaacgttagctagcaggacggaaggcaaaggcagattagccactcgtcgcctgatccttaTAAGGCACCCTGATATTTTTCcaaaaaatctcagtttccttcggggatctgggcctggtcggtaGTAAATCCCTCccatccgactcattgaagaaaaactctttgtctaatctgaggtgagtaatcgcagttctgatgtctgGAAGCTCTTTTCCGTCAtcagagatggtagcagcaacattatgtacaaaacaagttacgaacaatatgaaaaaacaaacaaaataccatGGTtagttaagagccgataagatgcAGCCataccctccggcgccatcatgtGCTTACCAATATGCTGTGGTAAAACAGCAGGATACAGGATCAAAATAGTCTGTAGTAAACCAAGGTCACATATTCTCTAGCTTGACCGTCGCTGGACCTGGGTTCGAGTCCCGGTCGGAGCTACTCCCGAATTcactacattggtgtcagaagtgggatggcgCCCGTGAGGCCATTGGAGAGGCATGTACACGTGAGTGAATTGGTATAGAGAAGCGTGGGGACACGCCGTCCCGAAGGAAGGGGGTAATTTGGCAACATTAATCCAACACCTATCGAGAGATTTGTACCTCTTGGTGTAACGATTAGATGTTTGCTTGACAGTCACTGGACCCGTTGGGGATAACCCCCATATTCGCTACACTATATTGGTCTATTACAAACTGCAACCAACTAGCCTGAGTGACAATGTATTTGTACTAACATGTCAATTCCATGTCACTCATTGCAAAGCCAAATTTGACAGTGCTAATCATACAAAtattatagacctacagtatagagccccacagtggaggtgtcataataccctaaaaaaagcctacacaaaacacagctgttattttaagtgtttctaaaacccCAGGTGTTTctaaaatgattggaaccatttccttgtttgaccactaggttgtATGGGTATTATGAGTAAAACTGTGGGTATAGGCTAGTAGGACTGTGTGTTTGCAGGAGCCATTTTTGCCtacttgtgtggttgttgtgttgtctaTAGTTTGTCTTTTGTATATTCCACTTTGTACACTAGAGAGCATGGGTCACTGGTCACatgcactatatatagaaaagtatgtggacaacaacTTCAAATGagttgattcggctatttcagccacatcagttgctgacaggtgtataaaaacgaGCACACAGTCatcaatctctatagacaaacattgggagTAGACTGGCCTTAGTGAAGAGCCCagcgactttcaacgtggcaccgctataaactcagcaaaaaaagaaaagactctcactgtcaactgtgcttatTTTCAgccaacttaacatgtgtaaatatttgtatgaacataacaagattcaacaactgagacataaacttaacaagttccacagacatgtgactaacataaatggaataatgtgtccctgaacaaaagggggggtcaaaatcaaaagtaacagtcagtatctggtgtggccaccagctgcattaagtactgcattgcatctcctcctcatggactgcaccagatttgccacttCTTGCCGTGAGATCTTACCCCACgctctccaccaaggcacctgcacgttcccggacatttctggggggaatggccctagccctcaccttccgatccaacaggtcccagacgtgctcaatgggattgagatccgggctcttcgctggccatggcagaacactgacaatcctgtcttgcaggaaatcaagcacagaacaagcagtatggctggtggcatgagcctgcaggaagggtaccacatgagagaggaggatgtcttctctgtaacacacagcgttgagattgcctgcaatgacaacaagctcagtccgatgatgctgtgacacaccgcccccagaccatgacggtccctccacctccaaatcgatcccgctccaaagtactgtcctcagtgtaacgctcattcctttgacgataaacgcgaatccgaccatcaccctggtgagacaaaaagtaaagagcacttttgccagtcccgtctggtccagcgacggtggttttgtgcccatatgcgacgttgttgccggtgatgtctggtgaagacctgccttacaacaggcctacaagccctcagtccagcctctctcaccctattgcggacagtctgagcactgatggagggattgtgcgttcctggtggaactcgagcagttgttgttgccatcctgtacctgtcccgcaggtgtgatgtttggatgtaccgatcctctgcaggtgttgttacacatggtctgccactgcgaggatgatcagttgtccatcctgtctccctgtagcgctgtcttaggcgtctcacagtacggacattgcaatttattgccctgtccacatctgcagtcctcatgcatccttgcagcatgcctaaggcacgttcacgcagatgagcagggaccttgagcatctttctttgggtgttttttttcagagttagtagaaaggcctctttagtgttttcataactgtgaccttaattgcctactgtctgtaagctgtttgtgtcttaactactgttccacaggtgcatgttcatcaattgtttatggttcattgaacaagcacgggaaagagtgtttaaaccctttacaattaagttatttggatttttacgaattagacagggtcctgaaaaagggaagtttctttttttgttgagtttaggatgccacctttccaacaagtcagttcatcaaatttctgccctgttagagctgccccggtcaactgtaaggactgtaattgtgaagtggaaatgtctagaagcAACAGCGGctaagccgcgaagtggtaggagacacaagctcacagaacaggatcgccgagtgctgaagggtgtagcgcgtaaaaattgtctgtcttcggttgcaacactcactactgagttccaaactccctttggaagcaacatcagtacaagaactgtttgtcaggagcttaatgaaatgggtttccatgcacacaagcctaagatcaccatgcgcaatgccaagtgtcagttggagtggtgtaaagctcgccgctattggactctggagcagtggaaatgcgttatctggagtgatgaatcacgcttcaccatatggcagtccgatgcacgaatctgggtttggcggatgccagaacgTTACCtggcccaatgcatagtgccaactgtaaagtttggtggaggaggaataatggtctggggctgtttttcatggttcgggctaggtgagtgaagggaaatcttaacgctacagcatacaattacattctagacggtacagtgcttccaactttgtggcaacagtttggggaaggccctttcctgttttagcatgacaatgcccccgtgcacaaaacgaggtccatacagaaatggtttgttgagatcggtttagaagaacttgacttgcctgcacagagccctgacctcaaccccatcgaacacctttgggatgaattggaccgccgactgcaagccaagcctaataaaataaaataaaattctattggtcacatacacatgtttagcagatgttattgcggctgTAGAATTAattatcacgttttagggaagacccagatgaaGACAGTGTAGAAGTAACAAAcgtgtattactagaacagggggcaggcaagatgacaggtcaagggcaggcagagttcGGTAATCCAGATTAGAGTCCAAAAGGTagagaacggcaggcagtctcagggtcagggcaggcagaatggtcaaaaccgggaaaactagaaaacaggaactagaaacagacaggagcaagagaaaaacgctggtaggcttgatgatcaaaacaaactggcaacagacacagagaacacaggtataaatacactggggttaaaggggaagatgggcgacaactggaggggggtggagacaagcacaacacaggtgaaacagatcaggtttgacagaaatgcttgtgcttctatctcaaacagtgcagtaatatctaacaagtaatatctaataattacacaacatatacccaatacacacaaatctaagtaaagggatggaattaagaatatataaatatatggatttggctttgtcagatttcaaaaaggttttacggcgaaagcataccatgcatgATTGCaaatctgaggacagcaccccgcttacaaaagcatacaaacattttacaaccaagtaaaggaattacaaaagtcagaaatagctataaaattaatcacttacctttgaagatcttcatttggttgcactcacaagagtTCCAGctaaacaataaatgtttgttttgttcgatagtccctctttatatcccaaaaactctgttttgttggcccgttttgttcagtaattcaCTGGcacaaaggcggtcaaaacatgcagacgaatacatcctaatagtacaggtaaagttcgtcgaaacatgtcaaacgatgtttataattaatcctcaggttgtcaactgtctaaataatcgataatatttcaactggacagaagcgtattcaatagaaaggaaaaacaacaaagGGCACGCAGTCGGTCACGCGCGCAAACCAGCTCTGCATTCTTCCTCAGTTCACTGACAAAAagggtctcattcttcttcatttttcagaaaacaagcctgaaacaatgtataaagactgttgacatctagtggaagccataggaactgcaatctgggtcctaacccattagatactctataggcattcaattgaaaatacccacatcaaaaaaatcccacttcctggatggattttcctcaggttttcgcctgccatatcagttctgttatactcacagacattagtttaacagttttggaaactttagagtgttttctatccaaatctaccaattatatgcatatcccagcttctgggcctgagtaacaggcagtttactttgggcacgcttctcatccagaagtcgaaatactgcccccaagccataagaagttttaacaagaaatttgtggagtgcttgaaaaacgagttttaatgactccatcctaagtgtatgtaaacttccgacttcaactgtatgtacacattattaaagtgactagtgttccatttattaaagtggccagtgatttcaagtctatgtaaatAGGCAGCAGCCGCTAAGTGTtcgtgatggctatttaacagtctgatggccttgatataaaagctgtttttcagtccctcggtcccagctttgatgcacctgtactgacctcgccttctggatgatagcggggtgaacaggcagtggcttgggtggttgttgtccttgatgatctttttggccttcctgtgacatcgggtgctgtcggtgtcttggagggcaggtagttttcccccggtgatgcgttgtgcaaacctcactaccctctggagagccttacggttatgggcggagcagttgcagtaccaggcggtgatacagcccgacaggatgctctcgattgtgcatctgtaaaagtttgtgagtgtttttggtgacaagccgaatttcttcagcctcctgagtcttcttcaccacgctgtctatgtggttggaccatttcagtttgtccgtgatgtgtacgccgaggaacttaaaactttctaccctctccactactgtcccatcgatgtggataggggggtgctccctcggctgtttcctgaagtccacgatcatctcctttgttttgttgacgttgagtgtgaggttattttcctgacaccacactccgagggccctcacctcctccctgtaggccgtctcgtcattgttggtaatcaagcctacactgtagtgtcgtctgcaaacttgatgattgagttggaggcgtgcatggccacgcagtcgtgggtgaacagggagtacaggagagggctgagaatgaaCCTttgtttggccccagtgatgaggatcagtggggtggagatgttgttacctaccctcaccaccaggacccagttgcacagggcggggtcgagacccagggcttaatgacgagtttggagggtactatggtgttaaatgctgagctgtagttgatgaacaacattctcacataggtattccttttgtccagatgggttagggcagtgtgattgcgattgcgtcgtctgtggacctattggggcggtaagcaaattggagtgggtctagggtgtcctcaggagaatgaagaaatttgtcttggcctcTAAGACCCTCACAATGCAGCTCatgcaggatggcacatcaatgcgagctgtggcaagaaggtttgctgtgtctgtcagcgtagtgtccagagcatggaggcgctaacaaggaaaggccagtacatcaggagacgtggaggaggcgtaggagggcaacaacccagcagcaggacacgctacctccgcctttgtgcaaggaggggcactgccagagcctgcaaaatgacctccagcaggccacaaatgtgcatgtgtctgctcaaacggtcagaaacagactccatgagggtggtatgagggccgacgtccacaggtggggggttgtgcttacagcccaacacgtgcaggacgtttggcattttgccagagaacaccaagattggcaaattcgccactcgGCGCCCTGTGACTCTCACAGATGAAACAGGTTCACACATGAGCACATTGATCACATGTGACAGACgttgacagagtctggagacgccgtggtaACGTTCTCGCTGCCTGCAACTCCTCCAG
This genomic window from Salvelinus sp. IW2-2015 linkage group LG30, ASM291031v2, whole genome shotgun sequence contains:
- the LOC111955200 gene encoding protein S100-A1-like; amino-acid sequence: MAQPTPLEASLGALIMTFHKHAGSGDAKTLNKKELTNLIKAELPNIAGKGGPKVDDLMTMLDQDADGSVDFKEYITLIGSLAYACNCALVKSM